One genomic segment of Cellulophaga sp. HaHaR_3_176 includes these proteins:
- the hpf gene encoding ribosome hibernation-promoting factor, HPF/YfiA family has translation MQIIYEYHDVAGSSRLEAIVKEKLDSLKEKYDMLIRADVFFKEENTSSDETGKICNIRLSLPGPRIFAEASHDNFENSISESINDLNKQLRKRKEKMRTY, from the coding sequence ATGCAAATAATATATGAATACCATGATGTTGCTGGTAGTAGCAGATTGGAAGCGATAGTAAAAGAAAAGTTAGATAGTTTAAAAGAAAAATATGATATGCTTATTAGGGCAGATGTATTTTTTAAAGAAGAGAACACATCGTCTGACGAAACAGGAAAAATTTGTAACATTCGATTAAGCTTACCTGGGCCGCGAATTTTTGCAGAAGCAAGTCACGATAATTTTGAAAACTCGATAAGTGAGAGTATTAATGATTTGAATAAACAGTTAAGAAAACGAAAAGAGAAAATGCGAACATATTAA
- a CDS encoding Lacal_2735 family protein translates to MFGIFKKKSEKEKLHDSYTKLLKEAHELSTSNRKLSDDKMYEADEMMKKIEALS, encoded by the coding sequence ATGTTCGGAATATTCAAGAAGAAATCAGAAAAAGAAAAATTACACGATAGCTATACTAAATTACTGAAAGAAGCTCATGAATTATCAACAAGCAATAGAAAACTTAGTGATGATAAAATGTATGAGGCCGATGAGATGATGAAAAAAATAGAAGCTTTGTCCTAA
- a CDS encoding VOC family protein: MNVQAYLAFNGNCQEALNFYGDIFNAEIKNRQTYEDKKIDVPGNYRGKLQHAELKGKGVNFMAYDASPDTPINSGNQIHMSVDLSTVDEASKVFEQLSNGGTIHHEFREREWGHFGRCTDSYGIGWMINCDK; the protein is encoded by the coding sequence ATGAACGTACAAGCATATTTAGCCTTTAATGGCAATTGTCAAGAAGCCTTAAATTTTTATGGTGATATATTTAACGCAGAAATTAAAAATCGTCAAACTTACGAGGATAAGAAGATCGATGTTCCAGGAAACTATAGAGGTAAGCTACAACACGCAGAACTGAAAGGTAAAGGTGTTAATTTTATGGCTTATGATGCATCTCCGGATACGCCAATAAATAGTGGAAACCAAATACACATGAGTGTAGATCTGAGCACTGTAGATGAAGCTAGTAAGGTTTTTGAGCAACTATCTAACGGAGGAACGATACACCATGAATTTAGAGAAAGAGAATGGGGCCATTTTGGTAGATGTACTGACAGTTACGGAATTGGTTGGATGATTAATTGTGATAAATAA
- a CDS encoding pyruvate kinase has protein sequence MEQLKIGDKVYNTQQDGFDDFIRYSFSEVVELTKTLAILKNGVRLFNQPKISYITEDIGYSVARKRGLHWHLVSLKAIRNAQIENEKIAAYDWFEEKQFSLKEKQWIYKSFKEAAKK, from the coding sequence ATGGAGCAATTAAAAATCGGAGATAAAGTTTACAATACTCAACAAGATGGTTTTGACGATTTTATACGCTATTCTTTTTCTGAAGTGGTAGAGCTTACCAAAACATTAGCCATTTTAAAAAATGGTGTACGCTTATTTAACCAACCAAAAATATCGTACATAACAGAAGATATAGGATATTCAGTTGCTCGAAAAAGAGGCTTACATTGGCACTTGGTATCGTTAAAGGCCATAAGAAATGCACAAATAGAAAATGAGAAAATTGCTGCTTACGATTGGTTTGAAGAAAAACAATTCTCGTTAAAAGAAAAACAATGGATTTATAAATCGTTTAAAGAAGCTGCTAAAAAGTAA
- a CDS encoding flavin reductase family protein produces MELNKEALKNLDRISRIKIMNSVSGIKPANLIATISNDGVTNVAVFSSVVHLGSDPALLGFILRPTGDVPRNTYNNILENKSYTINHIHPEFVEKAHYTSAKFDENISEFERCGLTEEYIEECKAPFVKESSFKMGMLFKEAIDIKLNGTILVIGEIQHLVLPAAELDKNHINLEYTDSVGISGLNSYYSLKKIADYPYARVNEVPDFK; encoded by the coding sequence ATGGAATTGAATAAAGAAGCTTTAAAAAATTTAGACAGAATTAGTCGAATTAAAATAATGAATTCAGTATCAGGTATTAAACCTGCAAATCTCATCGCAACCATTTCAAATGATGGGGTAACTAATGTTGCGGTATTTAGTTCTGTTGTTCATTTAGGAAGTGATCCTGCCCTACTCGGTTTTATTCTGAGACCCACAGGTGATGTACCTAGAAACACATATAACAATATTTTAGAAAACAAATCGTACACTATAAACCATATTCACCCTGAATTTGTTGAAAAAGCACACTATACCTCAGCAAAATTTGATGAAAATATATCTGAATTTGAGCGTTGCGGACTTACCGAAGAATATATAGAGGAATGTAAAGCTCCTTTTGTAAAAGAAAGTTCTTTTAAAATGGGAATGCTTTTTAAAGAAGCAATAGATATTAAGTTAAACGGAACAATACTTGTAATTGGAGAGATTCAGCATTTAGTGTTACCCGCAGCTGAGTTAGACAAAAATCATATAAATTTAGAATACACAGACAGTGTTGGTATATCTGGTTTAAACAGTTATTATTCTCTAAAAAAAATAGCTGACTACCCGTACGCAAGAGTTAATGAAGTACCTGATTTTAAATGA
- a CDS encoding TIGR03643 family protein, whose amino-acid sequence MKTMDSRVFTERELDRIIEMAWEDRTPFEAIDFQFDLPEKEVIKLMRSNLKESSFKRWRKRVNSGVSQKHLKKRNPDISRFKSSRQKAISGNKISKR is encoded by the coding sequence ATGAAGACTATGGATAGCAGAGTATTTACAGAAAGGGAGCTAGATAGGATTATAGAAATGGCATGGGAAGATCGCACTCCTTTTGAAGCTATTGATTTTCAATTTGATTTACCTGAAAAAGAGGTAATTAAATTAATGCGCTCAAACCTTAAGGAAAGTAGTTTTAAACGATGGAGAAAAAGGGTTAATAGTGGTGTAAGTCAAAAACATCTCAAAAAACGTAACCCTGATATTTCAAGATTTAAAAGTTCGCGACAAAAAGCTATATCTGGCAACAAAATTAGTAAGCGATAA
- a CDS encoding thermonuclease family protein, whose product MIKLSLIILLIQLSNCSERNIVKQLENDLAPLSIEEKRVENKERIKPKYLEAKIIRILDGDTVEVLYGELPIKLRLAHIDCPEKRGKQPFGNKAKIALSDLCFGQMVQIDSDKKFDRNGRLIGVIFNADGLNVNKEMVRLGMAWHYKKYSDDMSYDLLEKEARKNKVGLWIDPNPIAPWAFR is encoded by the coding sequence ATGATTAAGCTCTCTCTTATTATTTTGTTAATACAATTATCTAACTGTAGTGAAAGAAATATCGTTAAGCAATTAGAAAATGATTTAGCACCTCTTTCAATTGAAGAAAAAAGGGTAGAGAATAAAGAGCGCATCAAACCCAAATATTTAGAAGCTAAAATCATAAGAATTTTAGATGGTGATACTGTTGAAGTATTATATGGAGAGCTGCCCATAAAATTACGATTAGCACATATAGATTGTCCAGAGAAAAGAGGAAAGCAGCCTTTTGGAAATAAGGCTAAAATAGCCTTGTCAGATTTATGCTTTGGACAAATGGTACAAATCGATTCAGATAAAAAATTTGATCGTAATGGTAGGTTAATTGGAGTGATTTTTAATGCAGACGGGTTGAACGTAAATAAAGAAATGGTGCGGTTAGGAATGGCGTGGCACTATAAAAAATACTCCGATGATATGAGTTATGATCTCTTAGAAAAGGAAGCCAGAAAGAATAAAGTAGGTTTATGGATAGACCCCAATCCAATTGCTCCGTGGGCTTTCCGTTAA
- a CDS encoding BamA/TamA family outer membrane protein — protein sequence MKNKSINRYIAILFFIIGLYSCSVAKFVPEDEVLFSGSEIVLKTESDTLITKKVVEELNTLIPLQPNSKVLGMRLGLYYHYKAQKEKPGFINKWLNKKIGEEPVYLSDVDPQRVKKLILNRLGNRGFFDSKVVSKIDSTQNFANIKYITSLPNPYVLEKFELQKDSLPIYTDIQEILADTQIKPGNRFDLELMKFERERIDVQLKDRGYYNFNSDFLIFEADTNRYDTSKFDLLLRLKKNIPSKSTIPYTIDSITVYPKYTIGDTTAITENTEVNGLNFVQNENYFKPKQLQPYILFEKGQKYNASTARLTSNRLSSIGSYKYVNIQFKEKDTTADTDGAGSLDMDIFLSPLTKRSVRAELQGVTKSNGFAGPGVSVSYSNRNVFGAGETLSITGSFSYETQLSGNNNSGLSSIAGGLKADLIIPRLVPFSPSRFRYNVPKTKISLGADFLDRSQLYTLTSFNTSYGYTWNANKYVYHELNPISVNYVNLTNTTDEFDTILDNNPYLKSSFEQQFIAGLNYKFSYNELVDENKSNPIFVATNIDIAGNALNLFSGGSEKAFGLDYAQYAKMDVDFRYYLRWKKEQTFISRFYAGWGIPYGNSTTLPFVKQFYSGGPYSVRAFQIRSLGPGTFTSSDDDDSSSSYFDQSGNLRLETNLEYRFPIFSYLKGALFADAGNVWLTYDPEVDEGESAEGIAFNERLRSQGKFGNDWIRELGVGVGFGLRVDIQSFVIRLDLASPIRVPYNPEGERSRTPFFDGGDDNLMFNFAIGYPF from the coding sequence TTGAAAAATAAATCTATAAATCGCTATATCGCAATCCTTTTTTTTATAATAGGACTCTATTCTTGTAGCGTAGCTAAATTTGTCCCCGAAGATGAAGTATTATTTTCTGGGTCTGAAATAGTTTTAAAAACTGAAAGTGATACATTAATAACAAAAAAAGTAGTTGAAGAACTTAATACATTGATACCACTACAACCGAATTCTAAAGTTTTAGGAATGCGTTTAGGCTTGTATTACCATTACAAAGCTCAAAAAGAAAAACCAGGATTTATTAATAAATGGTTGAATAAAAAAATTGGTGAAGAGCCTGTTTATTTGTCTGATGTAGATCCGCAACGCGTTAAAAAACTAATTTTAAATAGGTTAGGTAATAGAGGATTTTTTGATAGTAAAGTAGTATCAAAAATAGATAGTACTCAAAATTTTGCTAATATAAAATACATTACAAGCCTACCAAACCCTTATGTATTAGAAAAATTTGAACTTCAAAAAGACTCATTGCCAATTTATACTGATATTCAAGAAATATTAGCAGATACCCAAATTAAGCCAGGTAATCGATTTGATTTAGAATTGATGAAATTTGAACGAGAACGTATTGATGTGCAATTAAAAGATCGAGGGTACTATAATTTCAATTCTGATTTTTTAATTTTCGAAGCAGACACAAACCGGTATGACACTTCTAAGTTTGATCTTCTACTTCGATTAAAGAAAAACATACCTTCTAAATCTACTATACCTTACACTATTGATTCTATAACAGTATACCCGAAATATACTATTGGTGACACTACGGCAATTACTGAAAATACAGAAGTTAACGGTCTTAATTTTGTGCAAAATGAAAACTATTTTAAGCCAAAACAACTACAACCATATATACTTTTCGAAAAAGGACAAAAATACAATGCAAGCACTGCTAGGCTTACTAGCAACAGACTATCATCTATTGGTAGTTATAAATATGTAAATATTCAGTTTAAAGAAAAAGATACTACAGCTGATACTGATGGCGCAGGATCTTTAGATATGGATATTTTTCTTTCTCCACTTACTAAAAGGTCGGTTCGAGCTGAGTTGCAAGGCGTAACAAAATCTAACGGTTTTGCAGGCCCAGGTGTTTCAGTGTCATACAGTAATAGAAATGTTTTTGGCGCTGGTGAAACTTTGAGTATTACAGGTAGTTTTTCATATGAAACGCAACTTTCTGGCAATAACAACTCTGGTTTAAGTAGCATAGCTGGTGGTTTAAAAGCTGATTTAATTATACCTCGTTTAGTACCTTTTTCACCTAGTAGGTTTAGGTATAATGTTCCTAAAACAAAAATTAGTTTAGGTGCCGATTTTTTAGATAGAAGTCAATTATACACTCTTACCTCATTTAATACCTCGTACGGTTATACTTGGAATGCTAATAAATATGTATACCATGAGCTAAACCCAATTAGTGTTAATTATGTAAACCTAACAAATACTACTGATGAGTTTGATACCATTTTAGATAACAATCCGTATTTAAAAAGTAGTTTCGAACAACAATTTATTGCTGGTTTAAATTACAAATTCTCGTATAACGAATTGGTAGATGAAAATAAATCGAACCCGATTTTTGTAGCTACAAATATAGATATTGCTGGTAATGCTTTAAATCTTTTTAGTGGCGGTAGTGAAAAAGCTTTCGGTTTAGATTATGCACAGTATGCAAAAATGGATGTTGATTTTAGATATTATTTGCGTTGGAAAAAAGAACAAACATTCATTTCTAGGTTTTACGCTGGTTGGGGAATTCCGTATGGTAACTCTACTACTCTACCTTTTGTGAAACAGTTTTATTCTGGTGGTCCTTACAGTGTTCGGGCTTTTCAAATTCGCTCATTAGGGCCAGGCACTTTTACATCTAGTGATGATGATGATTCTAGCTCTTCTTATTTTGACCAGTCTGGTAATTTGCGCTTAGAAACTAATCTTGAATATCGTTTTCCAATATTTTCATATCTAAAAGGAGCCCTTTTTGCTGATGCTGGTAATGTATGGTTAACATATGACCCCGAAGTAGATGAAGGTGAATCAGCTGAAGGCATCGCTTTTAATGAGCGATTACGTAGTCAAGGTAAATTTGGTAATGATTGGATTAGAGAGTTAGGTGTAGGCGTTGGTTTTGGCTTACGTGTAGATATACAGAGTTTTGTGATTAGGCTTGATTTAGCATCGCCTATACGAGTACCTTACAACCCTGAAGGTGAACGCTCTAGAACACCCTTTTTTGATGGTGGTGATGATAATTTGATGTTTAATTTTGCAATAGGTTATCCTTTTTAA
- a CDS encoding ABC transporter permease, producing the protein MSSIKQLFSLKKANTAEKLSEKLEDREAIRITYYQSGYGASVKALGKPIIFRACLQNLFSSFEDQCRKQELKQERLKQPYKEEQEKQRTELKKCETGFGIYEKKRDDVETSIENLRSDIVDVRNNPNKYGIDADKKPKAQFYIGLILLLPITLYLLVFYVSASYSSFFKEFTNDMLSAAIFDKDAFTNAFNDSWLEGILVITIPFVFMGLGYVIHMVQIEKGFKSIIKIFALYLLTFLFDSLLAYQIEKKIYDFNKTITSEPYDLRIALTEAEFWMIIFAGFVVYIIWGLVFDFVMKEFENIDKIKAFIKSKKEEIFNLEGQKKEHIKKMEEFEHQKTVLKGLITELQQKIEGFIFPIKEYLHYHSQYKEGWFQAISSEIAIPHREKAELLEECEQTTVLHLKEMNLTENDFQNLVYSHN; encoded by the coding sequence ATGAGCTCTATAAAACAACTTTTTAGTTTAAAAAAAGCAAATACTGCCGAAAAATTAAGTGAAAAATTAGAAGATAGGGAAGCAATACGTATTACCTATTATCAAAGTGGTTATGGTGCATCGGTAAAAGCACTTGGTAAGCCAATTATTTTTAGAGCTTGTCTGCAGAATCTATTTAGCAGTTTTGAAGATCAGTGCCGGAAACAAGAGTTAAAACAAGAGCGATTAAAACAGCCTTATAAAGAGGAACAAGAAAAGCAAAGAACAGAATTAAAAAAGTGCGAAACTGGTTTTGGTATTTATGAAAAAAAACGGGATGATGTCGAAACATCAATTGAAAACCTTAGAAGTGATATTGTAGATGTTAGAAATAACCCTAATAAATATGGTATAGATGCGGATAAAAAGCCAAAAGCTCAATTTTATATTGGTCTTATTTTGTTGCTACCGATTACCTTATATCTTTTAGTCTTTTATGTTTCTGCATCTTATTCTTCTTTTTTTAAAGAGTTCACCAATGATATGCTTTCAGCCGCTATTTTCGATAAAGATGCCTTCACAAATGCTTTTAATGATAGCTGGTTAGAGGGGATTTTGGTTATAACGATCCCTTTTGTTTTTATGGGATTAGGTTACGTAATCCATATGGTGCAAATAGAAAAAGGCTTCAAAAGCATTATTAAGATTTTTGCTCTCTATTTATTGACTTTTCTTTTTGACAGTTTGTTGGCTTATCAAATTGAAAAGAAAATATATGATTTTAATAAAACAATTACCTCTGAACCTTATGACTTAAGAATAGCGTTAACAGAAGCAGAATTTTGGATGATAATTTTTGCTGGTTTTGTAGTGTATATTATTTGGGGCTTAGTGTTTGATTTTGTGATGAAGGAATTTGAAAATATAGATAAAATAAAAGCTTTTATTAAATCTAAAAAAGAAGAGATTTTCAATTTGGAAGGACAAAAAAAAGAGCATATTAAAAAAATGGAAGAATTTGAACATCAGAAGACTGTTTTAAAAGGGCTGATAACAGAGCTACAACAAAAAATCGAGGGTTTCATTTTTCCTATTAAAGAATATCTTCATTATCACTCTCAATATAAGGAGGGCTGGTTTCAAGCAATAAGTTCTGAAATAGCAATACCTCATAGGGAAAAAGCTGAATTACTTGAAGAGTGTGAACAAACAACAGTACTTCACCTAAAGGAAATGAATTTGACAGAAAATGATTTCCAAAACCTAGTGTATTCACATAATTAA
- a CDS encoding DoxX family protein, translating into MKIHKLYYKIALGLFSVTIAASILNSIINFEAVSLQFIKLGYPTYLIYTLCLSQALGLIILITRKGKWLVEWAYAGFFMNLIFGIIAHLLAKDGNGAPAVVCLILLIVTYIHHKKIRHIKAAKRKNSIEYTNLKKVV; encoded by the coding sequence ATGAAAATTCATAAACTATATTACAAAATAGCTTTAGGGCTATTTTCGGTAACAATTGCAGCCTCTATTTTAAACTCAATTATAAATTTTGAAGCCGTTAGTCTCCAATTTATAAAGTTAGGGTATCCCACATATCTTATTTATACACTTTGTTTATCACAAGCATTAGGTCTGATTATACTTATAACAAGAAAAGGAAAATGGCTTGTAGAATGGGCTTATGCTGGTTTTTTTATGAATTTAATTTTCGGAATTATAGCGCATTTATTAGCTAAAGATGGTAATGGTGCACCTGCTGTAGTTTGCCTTATTTTATTGATTGTAACATATATACATCATAAAAAAATAAGACACATAAAAGCTGCAAAAAGAAAAAATAGTATTGAGTATACCAACCTTAAAAAGGTTGTTTAA
- a CDS encoding DUF2452 domain-containing protein: MKTKPDNVVFNPTTQKYDAALKPYATSVGAPIIKTVDTVAWKNKSISKANHHIQAKYLELKQAYDEMMDEYNYNNTIYNAKFSFEPIVGDVYHLYQKENDSNFLSLIAPEQCNFNYLGSFYLNTELIWEKYEDYG, encoded by the coding sequence ATGAAAACAAAACCTGATAATGTGGTTTTTAACCCAACGACCCAAAAATACGATGCTGCATTAAAACCTTACGCAACATCAGTAGGAGCACCTATTATTAAAACTGTAGATACTGTTGCTTGGAAAAATAAAAGTATTTCTAAGGCAAATCATCATATACAAGCAAAATACCTTGAGCTAAAACAAGCGTATGATGAAATGATGGATGAATATAATTATAATAACACTATTTATAATGCTAAATTTTCGTTTGAGCCTATAGTTGGTGATGTATACCACCTTTACCAGAAAGAAAATGACAGCAATTTTTTATCACTTATAGCACCAGAACAGTGCAATTTTAATTATTTAGGTAGCTTTTATTTAAATACAGAACTTATTTGGGAAAAATATGAAGACTATGGATAG
- a CDS encoding DUF2256 domain-containing protein — protein MKKQHLPQKECIVCKRPFTWRKKWEKVWEDVLYCSEKCRRNKINK, from the coding sequence ATGAAAAAACAACATCTACCACAAAAAGAATGTATCGTCTGTAAGCGACCTTTTACGTGGCGTAAAAAATGGGAAAAGGTTTGGGAAGATGTTTTGTATTGTAGTGAAAAGTGCAGACGTAATAAAATTAACAAATGA
- a CDS encoding FAD-binding domain-containing protein has product MVSDHSYLIDFPTDLAEIRSRIAAINPKKYARSRNYIDGSVSYLSPYISRGVISTKQIYKSLLDKGYTFSSIEKYIQELAWRDYWQQVWIAKGNTIDNDLKIEQKPIANYEVSTAVIAGKTGIQAIDFAIKNFYDTGYLHNHLRMYIASINCNIANNHWKKPAKWMYFHLIDADWASNALSWQWVAGANSNKKYYANQENINRYCHTKQKNTFLDVAYEDFETLEIPDILKGNSDFKLETLLPKSDITHVNSTLTTYIYNFYNLDPNWKKEEKANRILLLEPSIFEKYPISTKTMDFLLSLSKNIEHIQIYVGEFDDLVKEYSLQKINFKEHPLNKHYKGSVTERDWMFDVKGYYPSFFSYWKKCKKEIKKLSINDGIE; this is encoded by the coding sequence ATGGTTTCTGATCATTCCTATTTAATAGATTTTCCTACAGATTTAGCTGAGATACGATCACGCATAGCAGCTATTAATCCCAAAAAATATGCTCGATCTAGAAATTACATAGATGGCTCTGTATCATATTTATCTCCATATATCTCTAGAGGTGTTATTTCTACAAAACAGATATATAAATCATTATTAGATAAAGGATATACTTTTTCGAGTATTGAAAAATATATTCAAGAATTAGCTTGGAGAGACTATTGGCAACAAGTTTGGATAGCAAAAGGTAATACTATAGATAATGACTTAAAAATTGAGCAAAAACCAATTGCTAACTACGAAGTTTCAACGGCTGTCATAGCAGGAAAAACAGGAATACAAGCCATAGATTTTGCAATTAAAAATTTTTATGATACTGGTTATTTACACAATCATTTGCGTATGTACATAGCCAGTATAAATTGTAATATCGCCAATAATCATTGGAAAAAACCAGCAAAATGGATGTATTTTCATTTGATAGATGCAGATTGGGCTAGTAATGCATTAAGTTGGCAATGGGTAGCAGGTGCTAATAGCAATAAAAAATACTATGCTAACCAAGAAAATATAAATAGGTATTGCCATACAAAACAAAAAAATACTTTTTTAGATGTTGCCTATGAAGATTTTGAAACTCTTGAAATACCAGATATATTAAAAGGTAATTCTGATTTTAAATTAGAAACATTACTGCCAAAATCTGATATTACTCATGTAAATTCTACTTTAACAACCTATATATACAACTTTTACAATCTTGACCCGAATTGGAAAAAAGAAGAAAAAGCAAATAGAATTCTACTTTTAGAACCTTCTATATTTGAGAAATATCCTATTTCGACAAAAACAATGGATTTTTTACTATCTCTATCCAAGAACATAGAACATATTCAAATTTATGTAGGTGAATTTGATGACTTAGTAAAAGAGTATTCATTACAAAAAATCAATTTTAAAGAACATCCTTTAAACAAACATTATAAAGGTTCAGTTACCGAAAGAGATTGGATGTTTGATGTAAAAGGATATTATCCTTCTTTTTTTTCATATTGGAAAAAATGTAAAAAAGAAATAAAAAAACTCAGTATCAACGATGGAATTGAATAA